In a genomic window of Synergistaceae bacterium:
- the rpmG gene encoding 50S ribosomal protein L33, with protein MADIVGLTCTQCKRRNYTTTVNKKKQSKKLELKKYCKWCNASVIHKESK; from the coding sequence ATGGCGGATATAGTCGGACTTACTTGTACACAATGCAAGAGAAGAAATTATACAACGACTGTGAACAAGAAAAAGCAGTCAAAGAAGCTCGAACTCAAGAAATATTGCAAGTGGTGCAATGCGTCAGTAATTCACAAAGAGTCTAAATAA
- the secE gene encoding preprotein translocase subunit SecE yields the protein MAKATTEKPSKLASLKNFIREAKAELKKVTWPTRRQIWYWTLVVIVFTLCVSLYLGLIDFLLAWLFRTLLG from the coding sequence ATGGCAAAAGCAACTACAGAGAAACCATCAAAGCTGGCTTCATTGAAAAATTTTATCCGTGAAGCAAAAGCAGAGCTAAAGAAAGTAACCTGGCCCACACGCAGGCAAATATGGTATTGGACGCTCGTCGTGATAGTCTTCACGCTTTGTGTGTCGCTATATTTGGGACTGATAGATTTTCTTCTTGCGTGGTTATTCCGTACGCTGCTGGGTTAA
- the nusG gene encoding transcription termination/antitermination factor NusG: protein MPGDRRWYVVQTYASYEKRVEADIRQRITAMNMQDKIFNVLVPTETRIVIKDGKSREVTRKLYPSYVLVEMILDEQSWYAVRHTPGVTGFIGAGTHPMPLSPEEVERIMSGMKKDSDKKIEIDIKPGDMVRVIAEGEMKGFTGPVVEINAKKGKVKFKSEVLGGAVLETDYKALEKI from the coding sequence ATGCCGGGAGATCGCCGATGGTACGTTGTGCAGACGTACGCGAGTTATGAGAAAAGGGTCGAGGCTGATATTCGCCAGCGCATTACAGCAATGAACATGCAGGACAAAATTTTTAATGTACTTGTCCCGACAGAAACGCGAATAGTTATTAAAGACGGTAAGAGCCGCGAAGTTACTAGAAAATTATATCCGAGTTATGTTCTTGTTGAAATGATTTTAGACGAACAGTCTTGGTATGCAGTGAGACACACTCCGGGCGTTACCGGATTTATCGGAGCAGGGACTCACCCTATGCCTTTATCGCCTGAAGAAGTAGAGAGAATCATGTCCGGAATGAAGAAAGATTCAGACAAGAAAATAGAAATTGACATAAAGCCGGGCGATATGGTAAGAGTTATTGCAGAGGGTGAAATGAAAGGATTCACAGGCCCGGTCGTTGAGATAAACGCGAAAAAGGGCAAAGTGAAATTTAAGAGTGAAGTTCTCGGCGGTGCAGTTCTTGAGACGGACTACAAAGCATTAGAGAAAATATAG
- the rplK gene encoding 50S ribosomal protein L11, with protein sequence MAKKVVGQVKLQLPAGKATPAPPVGPALGQHGVNIMEFCKQFNAKTQDQAGLVIPAVITVYADRSFSFELKTPPAAVLLKKAAGIESGSGVPNKTKVGKIARAKVREIAELKRKDLNANDTEAAMRMIEGTARSMGLEVVD encoded by the coding sequence ATGGCTAAAAAAGTTGTGGGGCAGGTAAAATTGCAATTACCCGCCGGCAAAGCGACTCCTGCGCCTCCTGTAGGGCCTGCACTTGGTCAGCACGGAGTAAATATAATGGAGTTCTGCAAACAATTCAACGCAAAGACTCAAGATCAGGCGGGATTAGTAATTCCTGCTGTAATCACTGTTTATGCTGACAGAAGTTTTTCATTTGAGTTAAAGACTCCTCCCGCTGCAGTATTATTAAAGAAAGCCGCAGGAATCGAGTCAGGTTCAGGAGTTCCGAATAAGACAAAGGTCGGCAAAATCGCCCGCGCAAAAGTTAGAGAAATAGCAGAACTCAAGCGCAAAGATCTCAACGCCAACGACACAGAGGCAGCAATGCGAATGATCGAGGGCACAGCGAGATCTATGGGACTTGAAGTTGTTGATTAA
- a CDS encoding 50S ribosomal protein L1, giving the protein MMKRSKRYREAAAKIETGKLYGLREAVELFKSVATAKFNESIEVHVRLGIDPKHADQQVRSTVSLPHGTGVTKKVLVITQGEKMKEAQDAGADIVGGEELVQQIQGGFMDFDAVIATPDMMKSVGRLGKVLGPRGLMPSAKTGTVTFELADAVKEIKAGRVEFRADKTGITHNAAGRKDFTTDDLFDNVKALLQAIYRARPASVKGTYVKSIAIAPTMGPGIPVDTAAAQKELAL; this is encoded by the coding sequence ATTATGAAACGCAGCAAGAGATACAGAGAAGCCGCCGCTAAAATCGAAACAGGAAAATTATACGGTCTTCGTGAAGCAGTAGAGTTATTCAAATCTGTAGCAACGGCAAAATTTAATGAAAGCATAGAAGTCCATGTACGTTTAGGGATTGACCCTAAGCACGCAGATCAGCAGGTCCGCAGCACTGTATCACTTCCTCATGGGACTGGAGTAACTAAAAAAGTTTTAGTCATCACTCAGGGCGAAAAAATGAAGGAAGCTCAAGACGCAGGGGCTGATATAGTCGGCGGTGAAGAACTTGTACAGCAGATTCAAGGCGGATTTATGGACTTTGACGCAGTAATTGCTACACCTGATATGATGAAATCAGTCGGTCGTCTCGGTAAAGTCTTAGGCCCAAGAGGTTTAATGCCCAGCGCAAAAACTGGTACAGTAACATTTGAGCTTGCCGACGCAGTTAAAGAAATCAAAGCAGGCCGAGTCGAATTCAGGGCAGACAAGACCGGAATCACTCACAATGCAGCAGGCCGAAAAGATTTCACGACTGATGATTTATTTGACAACGTGAAAGCCCTTCTACAGGCAATTTATAGAGCCCGCCCCGCATCAGTTAAGGGAACTTATGTGAAGAGCATTGCAATAGCTCCGACAATGGGCCCGGGGATTCCTGTAGATACTGCAGCAGCACAGAAAGAATTAGCACTGTAA
- a CDS encoding 50S ribosomal protein L10, which yields MPAKIKYELVDSLRTKLEKAKAVFVGEYRGMTVAQSTALRAKVREAGGELKVAKNTLFAIAMKEAGLNALPESMMKGPNIFALCYDDPVSVAKVLKEYVSDKTQKAFILKGGLLETQLLDLNQLLALADLPSKEVMRGQVVRTIAAPLSGLVNVLSGTIRNFVTCLAQIRDKKQEGEAA from the coding sequence ATGCCGGCAAAAATAAAATATGAACTCGTTGACAGTTTAAGAACAAAGCTAGAGAAGGCAAAAGCTGTCTTTGTAGGTGAATATCGCGGAATGACAGTCGCACAGAGTACGGCACTTCGCGCAAAAGTTCGTGAAGCAGGCGGAGAACTCAAAGTCGCAAAAAATACTCTCTTCGCAATCGCCATGAAAGAAGCAGGTTTGAACGCTCTTCCTGAAAGCATGATGAAGGGGCCGAATATTTTCGCGTTATGCTATGATGATCCCGTGAGTGTCGCAAAAGTCCTTAAGGAGTACGTAAGCGATAAGACTCAGAAGGCTTTTATACTCAAGGGCGGACTGTTAGAGACCCAGTTATTAGACCTGAATCAATTATTAGCACTCGCAGATCTGCCTTCAAAGGAAGTTATGCGCGGTCAAGTTGTCAGGACTATCGCAGCGCCGTTATCGGGACTCGTCAACGTGTTGTCGGGTACTATCAGAAATTTTGTTACATGCCTTGCCCAGATTCGCGACAAGAAACAAGAGGGCGAAGCAGCGTAA
- the rplL gene encoding 50S ribosomal protein L7/L12 — protein MTKEEIIQAIETMSVLELSELVKALEEKFGVSASAAPVMMAAMPGAAAAAPAAEEKTEFDVVYKAAGSNKIAVIKVVREITSLGLKEAKELVDNPPKNIKEGVSKEEAEEIRKKLADAGAEVEVK, from the coding sequence ATGACAAAAGAAGAAATCATTCAGGCTATTGAAACAATGTCAGTGCTTGAGCTTTCAGAACTCGTGAAGGCTCTTGAGGAAAAATTCGGCGTATCAGCATCAGCAGCTCCCGTTATGATGGCAGCCATGCCCGGTGCAGCAGCCGCAGCCCCCGCAGCAGAAGAGAAGACAGAATTTGATGTAGTCTACAAAGCAGCAGGCTCAAACAAGATCGCAGTAATTAAAGTAGTCCGCGAAATTACTTCACTGGGACTCAAGGAAGCAAAGGAACTCGTTGACAACCCGCCGAAGAACATTAAAGAGGGCGTATCCAAAGAAGAGGCCGAGGAAATCCGCAAGAAACTCGCTGATGCAGGAGCCGAAGTCGAAGTTAAGTAG